In Mytilus edulis chromosome 6, xbMytEdul2.2, whole genome shotgun sequence, the following proteins share a genomic window:
- the LOC139526407 gene encoding ryncolin-4-like, producing the protein MIFFSEDLYSPRDCTGIPPLCGSGVYKIHPTPSIEFDVYCEMDTEDGGWTVIQRRLDGSTNFYRGWTAYEEGFGNLTHNFWLGNAKIHKIVTTGNYQLRVDLEDFEGNTAWTKYTKFNIGDATTNYKLKVSGYFENSTAGDSLTYHNGGMFSTYDRDNDIAFLSCAVRYEGAWWYQRCHQSNLNGAYRGEKTLLLMESYGKHGKVITIH; encoded by the exons atgattttcttCTCAGAAGACTTGTATTCACCACGTGACTGTACTGGTATACCACCCCTTTGTGGATCAGGTGTCTACAAAATTCATCCGACACCGTCTATTGAGTTCGATGTCTATTGTGAAATGGATACAGAAGATGGTGGCTGGACA GTTATACAAAGGAGATTAGACGGTAGTACTAACTTTTACAGAGGATGGACAGCTTATGAAGAAGGATTTGGGAATCTTACACATAATTTCTGGCTAG gaAATGCAAAAATTCATAAGATAGTCACAACTGGTAATTATCAACTACGAGTAGATTTAGAGGACTTTGAAGGAAATACTGCTTGGACTAAATACACTAAATTCAACATAGGAGACGcaacaacaaactataaattGAAAGTAAGCGGTTACTTTGAAAATAGTACTGCTG GAGACAGCCTTACATACCATAACGGAGGTATGTTTTCTACGTACGACAGAGATAATGACATTGCTTTTCTTAGTTGTGCAGTTCGTTATGAAGGAGCATGGTGGTACCAAAGATGTCATCAATCTAATCTGAATGGAGCTTATCGGGGGGAAAAAACTCTTTTGCTGATGGAGTCATATGGAAAACATGGAAAAGTTATTACTATTcattaa